GAAACCCTTATAAAGTCCCAATGGGAATGTCTGTCCTAGAAGCTGCAAGGCTAGTCAATATTGAAATTCCTAGTTTATGCTATCTAAAAGATATAAATGAAATTGGAGCCTGTCGTGTATGCGTTGTGGAAATAGAAGGTATCAGGGCATTACAGCCTTCATGTGTATATCCCGTCAGGGATGGACTAAAGGTTAAAACCAATACAAAAAAAGTTAGAGATGCAAGAAGGACTGCTGTAACTTTGCTATTATCCAATCACCATAGAGAATGTTTGACATGTATAAGGAACCTAAACTGTGAATTACAGAATGTTGCAGACAGCTTAGGTATCAGAAATATCCCTTATACTGGTGAGATGCCTGATTACGGTTTCCATAACGATAACGTTTTTATTCAAAGAGATTATAATAAATGCATAAATTGCAGAAGATGTATGGCGATATGCAATAAGATACAAGAATGTAATGTCTACTCTCCATTAAATCGTGGGCTTAATACTGTTATAGCACCTAGCTTCAAAAAAGATCTCAGTGAAGTTACTTGCATCACTTGTGGTCAATGTATTATTGCCTGTCCTACAGGTTCTCTAACAGCCAGAGAAGACATTGATGATGTATGGAAAGTTCTAAATGACCCTACCAAACATGTCATAGCTCAGACAGCTCCTTCTATTCAAGTTACAATAGGAGAAGATTTCAATATGCCTGTAGGTACTATGGTTAGAGGAAAACTGGTTACATCACTTAGAAGATTAGGTTTTGATAAAGTATTTGCAACAGATGTTACAGCAGACCTTACTATCATGGAGGAAGCAAGCGAATTAAAGGAAAGGGTTACAGAACATCCTGAAAAACTGCCTCTCCTATCTTCTTGCTGTCCTGCCTGGGTCAAGTTTGCAGAACATTTCTATCCTGATATGCTTCATAACCTGTCAACCTGTAAATCCCCTCATGAAATGTGTGGAGCCCTTACCAAGACTTGGTATGCCAAGAAATATAACATTGACCCTGATAGTATAGTCAATGTAGCTATTATGCCTTGTACTGCCAAAAAATTTGAAGCTGCACGACCA
The window above is part of the Vallitalea guaymasensis genome. Proteins encoded here:
- a CDS encoding NADH-dependent [FeFe] hydrogenase, group A6, producing the protein MENIREKDEQELKEKLVTIYFDGNPYKVPMGMSVLEAARLVNIEIPSLCYLKDINEIGACRVCVVEIEGIRALQPSCVYPVRDGLKVKTNTKKVRDARRTAVTLLLSNHHRECLTCIRNLNCELQNVADSLGIRNIPYTGEMPDYGFHNDNVFIQRDYNKCINCRRCMAICNKIQECNVYSPLNRGLNTVIAPSFKKDLSEVTCITCGQCIIACPTGSLTAREDIDDVWKVLNDPTKHVIAQTAPSIQVTIGEDFNMPVGTMVRGKLVTSLRRLGFDKVFATDVTADLTIMEEASELKERVTEHPEKLPLLSSCCPAWVKFAEHFYPDMLHNLSTCKSPHEMCGALTKTWYAKKYNIDPDSIVNVAIMPCTAKKFEAARPEMTSDGYRNVDYVLTTRELSRMIRSVGIHFNSLPDSEYDEPFNQFSSAGTIFGATGGVLEAAVRTAHYFITGEEIGVPEYEEARGQKGLKYGKVTFGDTTLRIAIAHGTGNAKKALTRHLSGEKPFDYMEVMACPGGCVGGGGQPILGGKDHKKISLDYRHNRADTLYNIDKDSKIRKSYENPVMKQIYDEFLGEPLSDTSKKYLHTTYIKRGKYPYLEKEVKVE